One window from the genome of Pseudomonas fluorescens encodes:
- the fabF gene encoding beta-ketoacyl-ACP synthase II, with amino-acid sequence MSTAAGQTRIVVTGVGVVGPLGCGVEQVWQRLLAGRSGIRSLPEAFTEGTGVGVGGQVPSLEEDAVAGYDPERFIAPKDRKKMDRFIEFALVAAHEALEQAGWHPTETVDQERTATIISSGVGGFGAIADAVRTTDSRGPRRLSPFSAPAFLANMAAGHVSIRHGLKGPLGAPVTACAAGVQAIGDAARLIRSGEADIAVCGGTEAAIDRVTLGCFAAARALSTGFADRPQEASRPFDRDRDGFVMAEGAGLLVIESLEHALARGAKPLAELVGYGTSADAYHLTAGPEDGNGARRAMEQALRQAAVSPADVQHINAHATSTQVGDSGELAAIRSVFGTDSGVAITSTKSATGHLLGAAGGIEAVFTVLALRDQIVPPTLNLVHPDEAAAGLDLVGLKARKMPITHALSNGFGFGGVNASVLFRRWEAEA; translated from the coding sequence ATGAGTACTGCAGCAGGTCAAACACGCATCGTAGTCACGGGCGTCGGCGTCGTCGGTCCGCTGGGTTGTGGCGTGGAGCAAGTCTGGCAGCGGCTGCTGGCTGGGCGTTCCGGCATCCGTAGCCTGCCCGAGGCGTTCACCGAGGGTACCGGTGTCGGGGTCGGCGGTCAGGTGCCGTCTCTGGAAGAGGATGCCGTTGCCGGTTATGACCCGGAACGCTTTATCGCGCCCAAGGATCGCAAGAAAATGGATCGCTTCATCGAGTTTGCGCTGGTGGCCGCCCATGAGGCCCTGGAGCAGGCGGGCTGGCATCCGACCGAAACCGTCGACCAGGAGCGGACCGCGACGATCATTTCATCGGGCGTGGGTGGGTTTGGCGCCATTGCCGATGCCGTACGCACAACCGACTCGCGAGGGCCGCGTCGGCTGTCACCGTTCTCTGCACCGGCGTTTCTCGCCAACATGGCGGCCGGCCACGTGTCCATCCGGCATGGCCTCAAAGGCCCGCTCGGTGCACCGGTAACCGCCTGTGCGGCCGGCGTCCAGGCCATCGGCGATGCAGCCCGGCTGATCCGGAGCGGGGAGGCGGACATTGCCGTTTGCGGCGGTACCGAGGCGGCGATCGATCGCGTGACCTTGGGTTGTTTCGCGGCGGCCAGGGCGCTCTCCACCGGTTTTGCCGACCGCCCGCAGGAAGCTTCGCGCCCCTTCGACCGTGATCGCGACGGCTTTGTCATGGCCGAAGGCGCGGGGTTGTTGGTGATCGAGTCGCTGGAGCACGCCTTGGCGCGTGGGGCCAAACCCCTGGCGGAGCTGGTCGGTTATGGCACCAGCGCCGATGCCTACCATCTGACGGCCGGCCCGGAAGACGGCAACGGCGCCCGCCGCGCAATGGAACAGGCGCTGCGCCAGGCCGCTGTCAGCCCAGCCGACGTGCAGCATATCAATGCCCACGCGACGTCTACCCAGGTCGGCGACAGCGGGGAACTGGCGGCGATTCGTTCGGTGTTCGGCACGGACTCCGGGGTGGCGATTACCTCGACTAAATCGGCTACCGGCCACCTGCTGGGCGCGGCCGGGGGCATTGAAGCCGTTTTCACGGTATTGGCGCTGCGTGACCAGATCGTGCCGCCGACCCTGAACCTGGTTCATCCTGACGAGGCCGCCGCTGGGCTTGATCTGGTTGGTTTGAAGGCCAGGAAGATGCCGATTACCCATGCGCTTTCCAATGGGTTCGGGTTCGGTGGAGTCAATGCCAGCGTGTTGTTTCGTCGCTGGGAGGCTGAGGCTTGA